A portion of the Blastopirellula sediminis genome contains these proteins:
- a CDS encoding glycosyltransferase family 61 protein: MRLKFETVKKLRGHALNAWWRSFGVAAPTDVCNDANLTLLVEFAYRQGFGPRTMFGAVDQVGPMVEKLLEAGLLGASERYWDGASALEYRESGVTIVEQGSVVGRNGILLSPKQGVLETLGGASLSSLFGKSMRPSHLPKPHKIAGNVLVMTRALAQRNYYHWTFEMLAQLRLLEKAAVSFDYVAAPKRHAFATQSLELLGIEPSRILPVGHYTHIQADRLIVPSVGCYFPQPEGVKYLRDRMSGQSWSHYDHSERLKLYVARRRRLSRHIVNEDELFAALKPLGFQKVYLEDLPLQRQIQLFQQADVVAGPHGAGFSNLVYSRPGTAVFEITPTCRPPLFFHYLAEINELHYAVYFGQPVDQQGADANIEVDVAQLRRQLSDFLDEANRSEERAAA; encoded by the coding sequence ATGCGTCTGAAATTTGAGACCGTCAAAAAACTACGCGGACATGCGCTGAACGCGTGGTGGCGAAGCTTCGGCGTTGCGGCGCCGACCGACGTCTGCAACGACGCCAATCTGACGCTGCTGGTGGAGTTCGCCTACCGACAAGGCTTTGGCCCCCGGACCATGTTTGGCGCCGTCGACCAGGTCGGCCCGATGGTCGAAAAGCTGCTGGAAGCCGGGCTGCTGGGAGCGAGCGAACGCTATTGGGACGGCGCCTCGGCGCTGGAGTATCGCGAGAGCGGCGTAACCATCGTCGAGCAAGGGAGCGTCGTCGGTCGCAACGGGATCCTGCTTTCGCCAAAGCAGGGAGTCCTCGAAACGTTGGGAGGCGCCTCGCTTTCGTCCTTGTTCGGTAAGAGCATGCGTCCTTCGCACCTGCCGAAGCCGCACAAGATTGCCGGCAACGTGCTGGTGATGACGCGCGCTTTGGCGCAGCGGAACTACTATCACTGGACGTTCGAGATGCTCGCGCAGCTGCGTTTGCTGGAGAAAGCGGCGGTCTCGTTCGACTATGTCGCCGCTCCCAAGCGACACGCCTTCGCCACGCAGTCGCTTGAACTGCTCGGCATCGAGCCGTCGCGGATCTTGCCGGTCGGACACTACACTCACATCCAAGCCGATCGACTGATCGTGCCGAGCGTCGGCTGCTACTTTCCGCAACCGGAAGGTGTTAAATACCTGCGCGACAGGATGAGCGGCCAAAGCTGGTCGCACTACGATCACAGCGAACGGTTGAAGCTGTACGTCGCTCGGCGACGGCGATTGTCGCGACACATCGTGAATGAAGACGAACTGTTCGCAGCGCTGAAGCCGCTTGGCTTCCAGAAGGTTTACCTGGAAGATTTGCCGCTACAGCGACAGATTCAGCTCTTCCAACAAGCGGACGTCGTCGCAGGCCCGCATGGCGCCGGGTTCTCGAACCTTGTCTATTCGCGTCCGGGGACGGCGGTCTTCGAGATCACGCCGACCTGTCGCCCTCCCCTCTTCTTCCACTACCTGGCCGAAATCAACGAATTGCATTACGCCGTTTACTTCGGTCAGCCGGTCGATCAACAAGGCGCCGACGCCAACATCGAAGTCGACGTCGCACAGTTGCGACGCCAACTCAGCGACTTCCTGGACGAAGCGAACCGCAGCGAGGAACGCGCGGCCGCTTAA
- a CDS encoding MoaD/ThiS family protein: MSTVHIPAQLRSLTGAEQLQVEATNVRQLIEALEAKFPGIAARLCDGDRIRPGLQVTIDGAVSNKGLAARLAAESEVYFLPAIGGG; the protein is encoded by the coding sequence ATGTCGACCGTCCACATCCCGGCTCAGCTGCGCTCGCTAACCGGCGCCGAACAACTGCAGGTCGAAGCGACGAACGTCCGTCAGCTGATCGAGGCGCTGGAGGCCAAGTTTCCCGGGATCGCGGCCCGGCTGTGCGACGGCGACCGGATTCGCCCCGGCTTACAGGTGACGATCGACGGCGCCGTAAGCAACAAAGGACTGGCCGCCCGACTGGCGGCGGAGAGCGAAGTCTACTTCTTGCCGGCGATCGGCGGGGGTTAA
- a CDS encoding sulfatase, which produces MHTFRPSVLGRLTLAALLTTLMLTNFAAAAEEKRPPNIVFFLVDDLGWTDIGVYGSSFYQTPNVDHLAATGMRFTNAYAACQVCSPTRASIMTGKYPQRVGITDYIGAAQPEGWKRNTPLLPAPYNTKLDLEEKTLAESLKERGYATFFAGKWHLGNQGNWPEDQGFDVNMGGIDRGGPYGGKKYFSPYGNPRLPDGPEGEHLPDRLASETVKFIEAHKDEPFLAYLSFYSVHTPLMAREDLKQKYEDIKSRIRIAGPIWGEEGKSKVRLVQEHAVYAGMVEAMDAAVGKVLDALDRLKLTDNTVVIFTSDNGGLATSEGHPTSNLPLRGGKGWMYEGGIREPLIVRYPPLTKAGSESDAIVTSPDFLPTLLALVDKPGPAIDTDGVSIVPALEGKPLDRGPIFWHYPHYGNQGGQPTAAVREGDWKLIEWYEDGKVELFNLVDDIGEKHDLADAQPEKRKELHQKLRQWRKQVGAILPTANPNYKAGK; this is translated from the coding sequence ATGCACACGTTCCGCCCTTCGGTCCTCGGTCGCCTTACTCTGGCGGCTTTGCTGACCACGCTGATGCTGACCAATTTCGCCGCCGCGGCGGAGGAAAAACGTCCGCCGAATATCGTCTTCTTTTTGGTCGACGATCTTGGCTGGACCGATATCGGCGTTTATGGGTCGAGCTTTTATCAGACGCCGAACGTCGATCACCTGGCGGCGACCGGGATGCGGTTCACCAACGCTTACGCCGCTTGCCAGGTTTGTTCGCCGACGCGCGCGAGCATCATGACCGGCAAGTATCCGCAGCGGGTCGGGATCACCGACTACATCGGCGCCGCCCAGCCGGAAGGTTGGAAGCGGAACACGCCGCTGTTGCCGGCGCCTTACAACACGAAGCTTGACCTGGAAGAGAAGACGTTGGCCGAATCGCTGAAAGAGCGCGGCTACGCCACCTTCTTCGCCGGCAAATGGCACTTGGGGAATCAGGGCAATTGGCCGGAAGACCAAGGATTCGACGTCAACATGGGAGGCATCGACCGGGGCGGTCCTTACGGCGGCAAGAAGTATTTTTCGCCGTATGGCAATCCGCGCCTGCCCGACGGACCGGAAGGAGAGCATCTGCCGGATCGCCTGGCGAGCGAAACGGTGAAGTTTATTGAAGCGCACAAGGACGAGCCGTTCCTCGCTTACCTTTCGTTCTATTCGGTCCACACGCCGCTGATGGCGCGCGAGGACCTGAAGCAGAAGTACGAAGACATTAAATCGCGGATCCGCATCGCCGGTCCGATCTGGGGTGAAGAAGGAAAGAGCAAGGTTCGCCTGGTGCAAGAGCACGCGGTCTATGCCGGGATGGTCGAAGCGATGGACGCGGCGGTCGGCAAAGTGCTCGACGCGCTCGATCGCCTGAAGTTGACCGACAACACTGTGGTGATCTTCACTTCGGACAACGGCGGACTCGCCACGTCGGAAGGTCACCCGACCAGCAACCTTCCGCTCCGCGGCGGCAAAGGTTGGATGTACGAAGGGGGAATTCGCGAACCGCTGATCGTGCGCTATCCGCCGCTGACCAAAGCAGGGAGCGAAAGCGATGCGATCGTGACCAGCCCTGACTTTTTGCCGACGCTCCTGGCGCTGGTCGACAAGCCGGGCCCTGCGATCGACACCGACGGCGTCAGTATTGTGCCGGCCTTGGAAGGAAAGCCGCTCGATCGCGGCCCGATCTTCTGGCACTATCCCCACTACGGCAATCAAGGGGGCCAGCCGACCGCTGCGGTCCGCGAAGGGGACTGGAAGCTGATCGAATGGTACGAAGACGGCAAAGTGGAGTTATTTAATCTGGTGGATGATATCGGCGAAAAGCATGACTTGGCCGACGCCCAGCCCGAGAAACGTAAGGAACTTCACCAAAAACTGCGTCAGTGGCGGAAACAGGTGGGGGCGATCCTGCCTACCGCCAATCCGAACTACAAAGCTGGCAAGTAA
- a CDS encoding DUF1501 domain-containing protein, with protein sequence MESTQQTDRRNFLWTIGGGLGGIAMTQMLARDADAATSTALAAGLHHAPKARRIIQLFMTGGASPMDTFDYKPELEKLHGQKLGPAEKPEGFTAAPGALMKSPFKFKQYGESGRWVSSVFPHQAKWVDEMAFLMAMASKTNVHGPGTYMMNSGFLLPGFPCMGAWISYALGNLTDNLPTFVVLPDAKGLPYNQRGPFSSGFLPAIHQGTVIDAASPQPVPDLFAKDQYKFATSSADRDGLDLLKQINQAHAAQRPDDTRLDARIKSYELAAKMQLSAPEAFDLSQETKQTHQAYGLEQSVTQDFGRRCLLARRLIERGTRFVQVWSGPQGATGNWDNHGSIPNELPPIAQSVDQPIAALIGDLKARGLLEDTLLIWTTEFGRTPFAQGGDGRDHNGGSFVTWLVGAGVKAGTAYGKSDDWGYKAEEGKTYCYDFHATVLHLLGIDHTRLTFRQNGIDRRLTDVHGHVVHEILQ encoded by the coding sequence ATGGAATCAACGCAGCAAACCGATCGACGCAACTTCCTCTGGACCATCGGAGGAGGTCTGGGGGGCATCGCGATGACGCAGATGCTGGCCCGCGACGCCGACGCCGCGACTTCGACGGCGCTGGCCGCAGGACTGCACCATGCCCCGAAAGCCCGGCGGATCATTCAACTGTTCATGACCGGCGGCGCCAGCCCGATGGACACGTTTGATTACAAACCGGAGCTCGAGAAACTGCACGGCCAGAAGCTTGGTCCAGCGGAAAAGCCGGAAGGCTTCACCGCGGCGCCAGGCGCGCTGATGAAGAGTCCCTTCAAGTTCAAGCAGTATGGCGAAAGCGGACGCTGGGTCAGCAGCGTCTTTCCGCATCAGGCGAAATGGGTCGACGAGATGGCGTTTCTCATGGCGATGGCCTCGAAGACCAACGTGCATGGGCCTGGCACGTACATGATGAACTCCGGCTTTCTGTTGCCTGGTTTTCCGTGCATGGGAGCGTGGATCTCCTACGCGCTCGGTAATCTCACCGATAACCTGCCGACGTTCGTCGTTCTGCCCGACGCCAAAGGCTTGCCCTACAACCAGCGTGGGCCGTTCTCTTCCGGTTTTCTGCCGGCGATTCACCAAGGAACCGTCATCGACGCCGCATCGCCCCAACCGGTGCCTGATCTTTTCGCCAAAGATCAGTACAAATTCGCGACCAGTTCGGCCGACCGCGATGGTTTGGACTTATTGAAGCAAATCAATCAAGCGCACGCCGCCCAAAGGCCGGACGACACGCGACTCGATGCGCGGATCAAGTCTTACGAGTTGGCCGCCAAGATGCAGCTTTCGGCGCCGGAAGCGTTCGACCTCTCGCAAGAAACCAAACAGACCCACCAGGCCTACGGTCTGGAGCAAAGCGTCACCCAGGATTTCGGTCGGCGCTGTTTGCTTGCTCGGCGGCTCATCGAACGTGGCACGCGGTTCGTTCAGGTTTGGAGCGGTCCGCAAGGCGCGACCGGCAACTGGGACAATCATGGCAGCATCCCGAACGAACTGCCGCCGATCGCTCAGAGCGTCGACCAACCGATCGCCGCGCTGATTGGCGATCTGAAGGCCCGGGGATTGTTGGAAGATACCTTGCTGATCTGGACGACCGAGTTCGGACGAACTCCTTTTGCCCAGGGGGGCGATGGCCGCGATCATAACGGCGGCAGCTTCGTTACCTGGTTAGTGGGCGCCGGGGTCAAAGCCGGGACCGCCTATGGCAAGAGTGACGACTGGGGGTACAAAGCCGAAGAAGGCAAAACCTACTGTTACGACTTCCATGCCACCGTCTTGCACCTGCTAGGGATCGACCATACCCGGCTGACGTTCCGGCAAAATGGAATCGATCGCCGACTCACCGACGTCCACGGCCATGTCGTCCACGAGATCTTGCAGTAG
- a CDS encoding PSD1 and planctomycete cytochrome C domain-containing protein, which produces MTRSLPILLLAFFPVQLWADDFFLSKIEPILRTHCYECHSHDASMEGGLALDSRSGWEQGGDSGVAVIASKPDESLLIQKVRWTDEDHRMPPEKKLAAADIALLEQWVKQGAPDPRVLDAPKSDPLDWWSLKPLNPPPVPIGHANPIDAFVASKLQERGLEPSAEADRRTLARRLYLDLHGMLPTPEEVEAFANDPDPQAWEKLVDKLLDSPRYGERWARHWLDVIHYADSHGCEHDVKRPNAWRFRDYVIERLNADVPWERFIREQLAADVFYPDQPQLTPALGFISAGPLELSRASTAPVTFDYLDRDDIVTQTMAAFASTTANCARCHTHKFDPITQEDYYSLQAVFAGVGKGDVEYDASTEVMRQRQEMEALLAAVTAKDAAVLLSPAYAPIVDQWTARWEEGQAKPVEWQPLEADVFLSAGGATLTKQDDKSIFADGALADEEQYTVTSAVDLKRVTAVRLDVLKDERLPQGGPGRADNGNLHLSEVEMQWFAAGSATPVKLKIAQASADFDQAGWTSAQAIDGDLKSGWAIHPRVGESHFIVFEFAEPIDAEQGGKLAITLKQLYPPKHFIGRFRLSITAADGASARILPEEVRQALEKPADQRTPAEQVAIAAIALAPYAKETIAKLPTREAVYGVSPLWSYAKKQEEPIPPKSVHLLKRGDIDKPIREVGPGAISALHHLPARFEMAAPKQESLRRAALADWLAHPDNPLTWRSVVNRVWHYHFGRGVCDTPNDFGRMGGEPSHPEMLDWLAVWFRDNAQGSLKQLHRLILTSQTWKQASVIDPLPASALQADRDNRFLWRMNRVRLDADAIRDSTLQLSGRLDLTMGGEGVEQFAKTQGPQATPALDYAQYDWNSDSAARRSIYRVVWRGIPDPFMESLDFPDLGLLTPKRNFSVSALQSLTLYNNDFMLHAATWIADRVKRESPEDQQIRRAVELCWQRAPTMTEEKAFQAYVQAHGLEALCRVLLNSNEYLFVD; this is translated from the coding sequence ATGACTCGTTCGCTTCCGATCCTGCTGCTGGCGTTCTTCCCGGTCCAGCTGTGGGCCGATGATTTCTTCTTGTCCAAGATCGAGCCGATCTTGCGAACCCATTGCTACGAGTGTCATTCGCATGACGCGTCGATGGAAGGGGGGCTGGCGCTCGACTCGCGGTCAGGTTGGGAGCAAGGGGGCGATTCTGGCGTCGCCGTTATCGCGAGCAAGCCGGACGAGAGCCTGTTGATCCAGAAGGTTCGCTGGACCGACGAAGACCATCGCATGCCTCCTGAGAAAAAGTTGGCCGCGGCGGACATCGCGTTGTTGGAACAGTGGGTCAAACAAGGCGCGCCCGATCCCCGAGTCCTTGACGCACCGAAGTCCGATCCACTCGATTGGTGGTCGCTGAAGCCGCTCAATCCGCCGCCGGTTCCGATCGGCCACGCCAATCCGATTGACGCTTTTGTCGCCTCCAAACTGCAGGAAAGAGGTTTGGAGCCATCCGCCGAGGCGGATCGTCGGACGTTGGCTCGGCGACTATATCTCGATCTTCACGGCATGCTGCCAACGCCCGAGGAAGTCGAAGCGTTTGCGAACGATCCCGATCCACAGGCCTGGGAGAAACTTGTCGACAAGCTGCTCGATTCGCCCCGGTATGGCGAACGCTGGGCGCGACATTGGCTGGATGTGATTCACTATGCCGATTCGCATGGTTGCGAGCATGATGTGAAACGCCCCAATGCCTGGCGGTTTCGCGACTACGTCATCGAGCGGCTCAATGCCGACGTCCCTTGGGAAAGATTCATTCGCGAGCAGTTGGCGGCCGACGTGTTCTATCCCGATCAGCCGCAATTGACTCCGGCGCTTGGATTTATTTCGGCGGGACCGCTCGAATTGAGTCGCGCATCGACCGCGCCGGTGACGTTCGATTACCTCGATCGCGACGACATCGTTACGCAAACCATGGCGGCGTTCGCCAGCACGACCGCCAACTGTGCACGCTGTCACACCCACAAGTTCGATCCCATTACCCAAGAGGATTACTACTCGCTCCAGGCGGTCTTCGCCGGCGTTGGCAAAGGGGACGTCGAATACGACGCCTCGACCGAGGTGATGCGTCAGCGGCAGGAAATGGAGGCCTTGCTTGCCGCCGTTACCGCGAAAGACGCCGCCGTCTTGTTGAGTCCCGCGTACGCTCCGATCGTCGATCAGTGGACGGCACGCTGGGAAGAAGGCCAAGCGAAACCGGTGGAATGGCAGCCGCTTGAAGCGGATGTGTTTCTTTCCGCCGGGGGCGCGACGCTGACCAAGCAGGATGACAAATCGATCTTCGCCGACGGCGCCCTCGCCGATGAAGAGCAATACACGGTCACTTCGGCAGTCGATTTGAAACGGGTCACTGCGGTGCGACTCGATGTGCTGAAGGACGAGCGTCTTCCGCAAGGGGGACCAGGCCGAGCCGACAACGGCAACCTCCACCTGTCGGAAGTCGAGATGCAGTGGTTTGCCGCGGGATCCGCGACGCCGGTCAAGCTGAAGATCGCTCAAGCCTCGGCAGATTTCGACCAGGCAGGCTGGACCTCGGCTCAGGCAATTGATGGAGATCTCAAGTCAGGCTGGGCGATTCACCCGCGGGTCGGCGAATCGCACTTCATCGTGTTCGAGTTCGCCGAGCCGATCGACGCCGAGCAAGGGGGCAAACTGGCGATCACGCTCAAGCAGCTTTATCCTCCCAAGCATTTTATCGGGCGATTTCGTTTGTCGATCACCGCTGCGGACGGAGCTTCTGCGCGGATTCTGCCAGAAGAAGTTCGCCAGGCGCTAGAGAAACCAGCGGACCAGCGAACGCCGGCAGAGCAAGTCGCGATCGCGGCGATCGCGCTAGCCCCCTATGCCAAAGAAACGATCGCTAAGTTACCGACGAGAGAAGCGGTTTACGGCGTCTCACCACTCTGGTCGTACGCCAAGAAGCAAGAGGAGCCAATTCCGCCGAAATCGGTTCACTTGCTCAAACGGGGCGATATCGACAAGCCGATTCGCGAAGTCGGGCCGGGGGCGATCTCGGCACTCCACCACTTGCCGGCGCGGTTCGAAATGGCGGCCCCCAAGCAAGAATCGTTACGCCGGGCCGCTTTGGCCGATTGGCTGGCCCATCCCGACAATCCGCTGACCTGGCGAAGCGTGGTGAACCGCGTGTGGCACTATCACTTTGGCCGTGGCGTTTGCGATACGCCGAATGATTTTGGCCGCATGGGAGGGGAGCCGTCTCATCCAGAAATGCTGGATTGGCTCGCGGTCTGGTTTCGTGACAACGCTCAGGGATCGCTCAAGCAATTGCATCGGTTGATTCTGACCAGCCAGACCTGGAAGCAGGCGAGCGTCATCGACCCGCTCCCTGCGTCTGCGCTCCAGGCGGATCGCGACAATCGCTTCCTCTGGCGCATGAACCGCGTTCGCTTGGACGCCGATGCGATTCGCGATTCCACGCTGCAACTCTCCGGTCGATTGGATCTGACGATGGGGGGAGAAGGGGTTGAACAGTTCGCCAAAACGCAAGGGCCTCAAGCGACGCCGGCTCTTGATTACGCGCAATACGACTGGAACAGCGACTCGGCCGCACGCCGGAGCATTTACCGGGTGGTTTGGCGCGGCATTCCCGATCCGTTTATGGAATCGTTGGACTTCCCAGATTTGGGGCTATTAACCCCCAAGCGAAACTTCTCGGTCTCCGCGCTGCAGTCGCTCACGCTCTACAACAACGACTTCATGCTGCATGCTGCGACTTGGATTGCCGATCGCGTGAAACGTGAGTCGCCGGAAGATCAACAGATTCGACGTGCCGTGGAGCTTTGCTGGCAGCGAGCGCCGACGATGACGGAAGAGAAAGCGTTTCAGGCGTACGTCCAAGCGCACGGCTTGGAAGCGCTGTGCCGCGTCTTGCTCAATAGTAACGAATACCTGTTTGTCGATTAG
- a CDS encoding IclR family transcriptional regulator: MELMSEQAILEPEAALAPALERGMKILEQLAAQPSGATLAKISAELDAPKNSTLRLLQTLVALGYVARDESPSRYRLTGKLLNIAHPRVHGVSLVQCSLDAMRTLRDQVGETVQLGLPTGDEGVIIEKLESTSAIRIGVELGLRFALHNNAPGKILLAHRPEAERDATIKRIKLSRSTDRTITSRTKLKEECDRILHQGYATDWGEADEGIHCVAAPIHDPLGTLIATIWVSGIAGRMPKKVFPDVGKEVINAARAIERKMQR; encoded by the coding sequence ATGGAACTCATGAGCGAACAAGCGATTTTAGAGCCCGAGGCGGCGTTGGCGCCTGCGCTGGAGCGCGGCATGAAGATCCTGGAGCAGCTGGCCGCGCAGCCTAGCGGGGCGACTCTGGCGAAAATCAGCGCCGAGCTGGACGCGCCGAAAAATTCGACGCTCCGCTTGCTTCAGACCCTGGTCGCCCTTGGTTATGTCGCCCGGGATGAATCTCCCTCCCGCTATCGCCTGACGGGCAAGCTTCTGAATATCGCGCACCCACGCGTGCATGGCGTCAGTCTCGTGCAATGCTCTCTCGATGCGATGCGAACCCTGCGGGACCAGGTCGGAGAGACCGTCCAACTCGGACTTCCGACCGGAGATGAAGGGGTGATTATCGAGAAACTGGAAAGCACGTCGGCCATCCGCATTGGCGTGGAGCTCGGGCTACGTTTCGCGCTTCATAACAACGCCCCCGGCAAGATTCTGTTGGCTCATCGGCCAGAGGCGGAGCGCGATGCGACGATCAAGCGGATCAAACTAAGCCGCTCCACCGACCGGACGATCACCAGTCGAACCAAGCTGAAGGAAGAGTGCGACCGAATCCTCCACCAGGGATATGCGACCGACTGGGGCGAAGCGGATGAAGGGATTCACTGCGTCGCAGCTCCCATTCATGATCCGCTGGGGACGTTGATCGCGACGATATGGGTCTCCGGCATTGCCGGCCGCATGCCCAAGAAGGTCTTTCCAGACGTTGGGAAAGAAGTGATCAACGCGGCACGCGCGATCGAGAGGAAGATGCAGCGATGA
- a CDS encoding FG-GAP repeat domain-containing protein: MLRFTATWRLVGLLLAIGAFTAAAVAEEDRLHSFQRIALTESYFSEGAGAGDINGDGVPDVVYGPYWFAGPDFKTKYEIDVATPQDVNKYADKFFSWVYDFNGDGANDVMMVGLPGSSAVIYENPGKDGLDAHWKRHRVFDGVNNESPQLVNLVGDEGPELVCTHDGFFGFVAMDRDDPFGAWTFHAVSENTGAGRFGHGLGVGDVNGDGRPDILHPQGWLEQPREVPEKSRWRNHAISFCAGPGGADMYAYDVDGDGDNDVITSHSAHAFGLGWYEQVRSGNDVAFKHHLIMGSRPIENRYGVVFSELHAVGLVDMDGDGLKDIVTGKTYWSHHRQAPQWDAGAVVYWFKLVRGEQGIDWIPYQADGEAGIGRQITIQDLNGDELPEIIVGGMKGGHVLMHSAKAVSPQQWQAAQPKPLNADSSAASSAANNLRGAKAVLDEDGRMAGAIEGESLSGRPTSGQVGVQAMGGFKSDRWSGNAQLFWTGGKPKGKLAVELPEFSGTIDLEVVLTCAKDYGIVQLWLDDQKLGEPIDLYENNVVTTGVLRFPKIAAKGNRHTLHVEIIGANPQAVQAYMFGLDAVRIVPRDGDAGEK, translated from the coding sequence ATGCTACGTTTCACGGCAACCTGGCGGCTTGTTGGGCTTCTCTTGGCGATCGGAGCATTTACTGCCGCGGCCGTTGCGGAAGAGGATCGCCTCCATTCGTTTCAGCGGATCGCGCTGACGGAGAGCTATTTTTCGGAAGGCGCCGGCGCCGGCGACATCAACGGCGACGGCGTGCCGGACGTGGTCTATGGTCCCTATTGGTTTGCCGGGCCCGACTTTAAGACGAAGTATGAAATCGACGTCGCGACGCCGCAGGATGTGAACAAGTACGCCGACAAGTTTTTTAGCTGGGTTTACGACTTCAACGGGGATGGCGCAAATGACGTCATGATGGTCGGCTTGCCGGGGAGTTCCGCCGTGATTTACGAGAACCCCGGGAAGGATGGTCTGGACGCACACTGGAAGCGGCATCGCGTCTTTGACGGCGTCAACAACGAGTCTCCGCAGCTGGTCAACCTGGTTGGTGACGAGGGCCCGGAACTTGTCTGCACGCACGACGGCTTCTTTGGGTTCGTTGCGATGGATCGGGACGATCCGTTTGGCGCGTGGACGTTTCATGCCGTCTCGGAGAATACCGGCGCCGGCCGTTTTGGGCATGGCCTCGGCGTCGGAGACGTCAATGGCGATGGTCGACCTGACATCTTGCATCCCCAGGGATGGCTGGAGCAGCCGCGGGAAGTTCCCGAAAAATCGCGGTGGCGCAATCATGCGATTTCTTTTTGCGCCGGGCCTGGCGGCGCGGATATGTATGCGTACGACGTCGATGGGGACGGCGACAATGACGTCATTACGAGTCATTCGGCGCATGCCTTTGGCTTGGGCTGGTACGAACAGGTGCGCAGTGGCAACGACGTCGCATTCAAGCATCACCTGATCATGGGATCGCGGCCGATCGAAAATCGCTACGGCGTCGTGTTTAGCGAACTGCACGCCGTCGGGCTCGTCGATATGGATGGCGATGGCCTGAAGGATATCGTGACCGGGAAGACGTATTGGTCGCATCACCGGCAAGCTCCGCAATGGGACGCCGGCGCCGTCGTCTATTGGTTCAAGCTGGTCCGCGGCGAACAAGGAATCGATTGGATTCCGTACCAGGCGGACGGCGAAGCGGGAATCGGGCGCCAGATCACCATCCAAGATCTCAATGGGGATGAGCTTCCGGAAATCATCGTGGGAGGGATGAAAGGAGGGCATGTGCTGATGCACTCCGCCAAGGCGGTTTCTCCGCAGCAGTGGCAAGCCGCGCAACCGAAACCACTAAACGCCGACAGTTCTGCGGCGAGCAGCGCCGCCAACAATCTACGCGGGGCCAAGGCCGTCTTGGACGAGGATGGACGGATGGCCGGCGCGATCGAAGGAGAGTCGCTCTCGGGGCGACCAACGTCCGGCCAGGTGGGCGTGCAGGCGATGGGGGGATTCAAGTCGGATCGTTGGAGCGGAAACGCGCAGCTCTTTTGGACCGGCGGCAAGCCGAAAGGCAAATTGGCGGTCGAACTGCCGGAGTTCTCCGGGACGATTGATCTGGAGGTCGTACTGACGTGCGCCAAGGACTATGGGATTGTGCAGCTCTGGCTGGACGATCAAAAGCTGGGCGAGCCGATCGATCTGTACGAGAACAACGTTGTGACGACCGGCGTATTGCGCTTCCCGAAAATCGCCGCCAAAGGAAACCGCCACACCCTGCACGTGGAGATCATTGGAGCGAATCCCCAAGCGGTCCAAGCGTACATGTTCGGCCTGGACGCAGTGCGGATCGTTCCGCGCGACGGGGACGCTGGCGAGAAATAG
- a CDS encoding DUF6896 domain-containing protein — MDSEELKGKLEEFESLIREVIAIFVHQFGRANPGSLWRKGEIERIGLAGPNEEVEFSIHGRGCTVLFKNAHLSFDYDQQGDIVYTPFKFLLYLPDGVIEHRELEALFVELYDVGELEYIEGRGVRLKG; from the coding sequence ATGGATTCTGAAGAGTTGAAAGGGAAACTGGAGGAGTTCGAATCGCTCATTCGTGAAGTGATCGCGATATTCGTTCATCAATTTGGGCGAGCCAACCCTGGTTCCTTGTGGCGCAAAGGCGAAATCGAGCGAATCGGCCTGGCTGGGCCGAATGAGGAAGTTGAATTCTCGATACATGGACGGGGATGTACGGTTCTTTTCAAGAACGCACATCTTTCGTTTGACTACGACCAGCAAGGCGACATCGTCTATACCCCGTTCAAATTCTTGTTGTATTTGCCGGATGGCGTCATCGAACATCGCGAGCTAGAGGCGTTATTCGTGGAACTTTACGACGTTGGGGAACTGGAGTATATCGAAGGGCGTGGAGTTCGATTGAAAGGGTAG